The genome window GCCCAAGAATTCCAAGATCCGCACCGGCAAGACCTGGCCGAAGCCGGAAGGGGCCACCAATCTCAAGAAGTTCGAGATCTATCGCTGGTGCGAAGAGGATGGTGAGAACCCGCGCGTCGACACGTATTTCGTCGATCTCGATAGCTGCGGACCGATGATGCTCGACGCCCTCATCAAGATCAAGAACGAGATCGATCCCACTCTGACGTTCCGCCGGTCCTGCCGGGAAGGGATCTGCGGATCTTGCTCTATGAATATCGGCGGGATCAACACGCTTGCCTGTATCTACGGCATCGATGAGGTCGATGGCGACGTGAAGATCTATCCGTTGCCGCACATGCCGGTCGTCAAGGATCTGGTCCCCGATCTTACCCATTTCTATGCGCAGCACGCGGCCGTCATGCCGTGGCTCGAGACCAAGACGCAACGTCCGCAAAAGGAATGGCGCCAGTCGATCGAGGACCGGAAGAAACTCGACGGCCTCTACGAATGTGTCATGTGCGCATCCTGCTCCGCGGCCTGCCCGAGCTATTGGTGGAATGGCGACAAGTTTCTCGGCCCTGCCGCGCTTCTCCATGCGTATCGCTGGATTATCGACAGCCGGGACGAAGCCACTGGCGAGCGGCTCGACGATCTGGAGGATCCGTTCAAGCTCTATCGGTGCCATACGATCATGAATTGTGCGCGCACCTGTCCCAAGGGACTGAATCCTTCCGCCGCAATCGCGGAAATCAAGAAGCTGATGCTGGAGCGGGCGGTCTAGGGACAACCCTTTATCCGAAAATTCGAAGGCCGGACCGCTTGTTAGCGATCCGGCCTTTTTCATTTCCGGCATGAAATCGAATTCAGCGAATGCGGAGCGCTAACAAGTGCTGCATTCCTGCATTCCGGGACCGAACCGCCGTTAAACCGTCACGCAAACTTCGGGACATTCCGGTTCTTGAAACCGCTTTTCGCGGAATATTTCGTGAACCGGGAGTCTACCGTGTTTTTCCCGGGATACGCTGTCGTCTAGATTTTGAAATCTTCGAGCGACTTGCCCTGATCCAGCGCTTCCTTGATCCAACCGGGCTGACGACCGCGGCCTGTCCACGTCATGCGCGGATCTTCGGGGTTCCGGTATTTCGCCGGCGATTTGCCTGCGCTTTTCTTCTGCATCGCCATCACGTCGTCGAGAGAGAAACCATGGTCGCGCGCGGCTTTTTCCGCTGCGGCGCGCGCTTCGGCGCGGCGGCGATCGTCGATCGTGTTGAGCGCCTTCTCGGTCTCTTTCTTCAACTGTTCCAGTTCCTCTCGGGACATGTTGTCGAGGTCGAAATCCATTGTCTTTTCCTTTCCGCGTTATATGGGCCGAAAAATATCATACCGTACGAAAAGGCAAGACTTTTGCGCAAACTCCTCCGAGCTCGAAAAGAGCCGGCGTTAATTCGCTGTTAATTTCTGGGGACCATCAATCCCGGACGCGTCTCGAAAACTGACGCAGAAGAACGATCCGCCTTCGACATGACGAATGTCGGATCGCGGGCGGATCCTGGAAAGACGGGTGGTGCGGTGTGGATCGTGATGATCGGGCCATTCCATCATCCGTGGCACATGATTTGGGGGGCCGCAGACCAGTCACTTTTTTCGAAACTTACCGCGCGCAGCCCGCGTGGCTACTCGCGCATCCAATAGGGAGAGCCTCACCAATGGCACATCTTGACGCATCCTACGATTCCTTCGCAACCTTCCTGACCCCCGACGACGCCCCCTGGTCGCTCGAAGGGGCCTGGACCGTCGATCTGAACGCGCTCAACTCGTCGGGAGTGTCGGGCAGCGTCGTTCTCGGAATGTCGACCGAGGCGGACGGATCGCCCGTTCTCAATGTCTCGATCGCGGCCGAGGGCCTCACGCCCAACGAGAACCATCCGCAGCATATCCATGGCCGTTTCGACGGTGACGGCGCTCCGATCAATTCGGTCAGCCCGACGATCGCCGACGATGCCGATCGCGACGGAATTGTAGAGGTTCTCGAAGGGGTCGGCCGGTACGGCGACGTTATCCTGACCCTGATCAATTCCAGCGGCAATGCGCCTTACGCCGACGAAAACGGCAAGATCGCGTTCTTTAACAACTACGATCTCAGCGACATGGCGAACCTCGTGAGCCCCGTGACGGGCACGCAATACACGATGGAAGACCTCATGCCGCTCTTCCTGCGCGAGGTCGTGCTGCACGGCATCGACATCCCCGAGGGCATCGGCGAGGGGACCGACGGCGAGGTCAACGGTGGAGAGAACGGGTTCGTCCCGATCGTTCCTGCCGCAGCCGGCGAGATCGAGACCGCGACGGTCGAGGAAGCGCTGAACGTGCTCGCGACGCAGCGCGCGCTGTCCTCCGACATGATCCAGCTGGGTGACGGCGATGTGGATACGTTCGGCGGTGCCGGTGACGACACGATCTTCGGCGGTGCCGGCGACAACGAGATCTACGGCGGCGGCGACAGCGACCAGCTCTTCGGGTTCGGCGGCGACGACACCGTCGGGGGCGGCCTCGGCGACGATCTCGTGGGCGGCGGTGCCGGTGACGACATCGTCTACGGCGGGTCCGGCAACGACACTGTGTTCGGTGGCGCCGGCAATGACGACGTGTCGGGCGGTGCCGGTGACGACATGGTCTATGGCGGTGCCGGGAACGACATCCTCTACGGTGCGATCGGGGACGATCTCGTCATCGGCGGGTCCGGCAACGACACGCTTTATGGCGGTGCCGGCAGCGATGTGCTGAACGGCGGAACCGGCGACGACGTTCTCTATTCCGGTCCCGACGACGATCAGACCAATGCGGCCGATGACGGCGCATCGGGCGCGCTCACGCTCGACCAGTACGACAACGGCTATGCCGGTGGCGCGGGCGACGACACGATCTATGGCGGCGCGGGCGATGACATCATCACCGGCGACGACGACAGCCGCGTTTCGGCCGAAGGCGGTGCCGAGTTCGATCCCGATGCGGACGGCGCAGACGTCATCTATGGCGGCGACGGCAACGACGAGATCCATACCGGCACCTGGCTCGACAGTGACGACGGCTTCGACAACAGCCAGACCGGGATGGCCGACGACTTCGCGTCCGGCGGGAACGGTGACGACATCCTTCGCGGTGCCGGCGGGAACGATACGCTGATGGGCGATGCCGGGAACGACAATATCGGCGGCGGCGGCGGCGACGACATGATCTACGGCGGCACCGGGGACGATTTCGTCTTCGGCCAGGCCGGCGCGGATACGTTCGTTCATGCCGGCGATGCGTCCGACGGTCTCGATACCGTAGACGACTATGCCATCGCCGAAGGCGACGTGCTGATGATCGAAGCGGCCGCGAGCGAGGATGACTTTACCTTCGCGATGGACGGCGACACCCTGTCGGTGAGCGTCGAGGGCACGCAGATCTTCACGCTGAACGGCTATGATGGTGAAGGCGTGTCGATCATGACGGCCGATAGCGAGTTCACCTATCTCTGATCTACCCTGAGATCCGGAACCAAGGATGGGGGCGCAGCGATGCGCCCCCATTTTCGTTTACCCCGTCCCCGGCTGCTGGCATGTATCGCAGCATGTTTGGCACCGTCGAACTTCCCGTCTGGCTCTTCACGCTCATCATGCTCTTCGCGTTGGTGACGTTCTCGAGCCATTTCTTCATTCCGCCCGTTAGGTGGTTCTTCCGCC of Palleronia sp. LCG004 contains these proteins:
- a CDS encoding succinate dehydrogenase iron-sulfur subunit, with product MVQLTLPKNSKIRTGKTWPKPEGATNLKKFEIYRWCEEDGENPRVDTYFVDLDSCGPMMLDALIKIKNEIDPTLTFRRSCREGICGSCSMNIGGINTLACIYGIDEVDGDVKIYPLPHMPVVKDLVPDLTHFYAQHAAVMPWLETKTQRPQKEWRQSIEDRKKLDGLYECVMCASCSAACPSYWWNGDKFLGPAALLHAYRWIIDSRDEATGERLDDLEDPFKLYRCHTIMNCARTCPKGLNPSAAIAEIKKLMLERAV
- a CDS encoding H-NS histone family protein, which translates into the protein MDFDLDNMSREELEQLKKETEKALNTIDDRRRAEARAAAEKAARDHGFSLDDVMAMQKKSAGKSPAKYRNPEDPRMTWTGRGRQPGWIKEALDQGKSLEDFKI
- a CDS encoding calcium-binding protein, yielding MAHLDASYDSFATFLTPDDAPWSLEGAWTVDLNALNSSGVSGSVVLGMSTEADGSPVLNVSIAAEGLTPNENHPQHIHGRFDGDGAPINSVSPTIADDADRDGIVEVLEGVGRYGDVILTLINSSGNAPYADENGKIAFFNNYDLSDMANLVSPVTGTQYTMEDLMPLFLREVVLHGIDIPEGIGEGTDGEVNGGENGFVPIVPAAAGEIETATVEEALNVLATQRALSSDMIQLGDGDVDTFGGAGDDTIFGGAGDNEIYGGGDSDQLFGFGGDDTVGGGLGDDLVGGGAGDDIVYGGSGNDTVFGGAGNDDVSGGAGDDMVYGGAGNDILYGAIGDDLVIGGSGNDTLYGGAGSDVLNGGTGDDVLYSGPDDDQTNAADDGASGALTLDQYDNGYAGGAGDDTIYGGAGDDIITGDDDSRVSAEGGAEFDPDADGADVIYGGDGNDEIHTGTWLDSDDGFDNSQTGMADDFASGGNGDDILRGAGGNDTLMGDAGNDNIGGGGGDDMIYGGTGDDFVFGQAGADTFVHAGDASDGLDTVDDYAIAEGDVLMIEAAASEDDFTFAMDGDTLSVSVEGTQIFTLNGYDGEGVSIMTADSEFTYL